The segment TTAGAGTTTCTCTTTTTTTACCCATAAGGAACGGAATTACTTGACACCCTTCGCCAACCCCCTTATCATGAAATTGAAGCTATTTATTTATCTTCGCAATCTGCAGATTAAAACGACAAAGGGAACTTTGTATTTGGCGTAAATCATGCTTAATTTTTTGCACTATGTGCACCTCATGTCTTTATAAAACTTCTGGGTTTCTACCTATAAAAGCCGAAACGCGCTTATAAAGCGTTTAAGACATCAAAAGACGTCAAATAGAACAAGGGAGAATTTGAATACTAGCTACCCTAGGTTTTCTTTGCCTTTTTTTTCTGCCTAGTAAATTTCTTAAACATTTATAGCTAAGGTTAGTTGCATTTAAAAACAGCTAAATTGCAGTGTTTAAGACTTAAAAAACGCCAATACTGAAAATAGACAATGACCAGGCCTTCTTTTGCCTTTTTTTTATTTGGTAAATTTCTTAAATATTTATAGCTAAACGACAATCGTCATCCCGCTGCTTGTTAGCGGGATCTAGAGATACCGCGAATGAATCGCGGTATGACGTAGGACTGCTGTCATTCCAGTGCTCCTTTTTTTGTCATCCGAGTAGCTGACACTGGGATCCAGCCTTTATTATGCAGCCACTTGGTTGAAATTAAGTCTTCTGGATCCAAGTAGTCAGGGCACTGGGATGACACCATCATAGAGGAACCAGTGTCAGCTACTTGGATGACAGCTAGCCTGACAATCGTCATCCCGCTACGTGTTAGCGGCTAAGAGATACCGCGGTGGTATGACGTAGAGCTTGCGTTAGCTATACTTTTATACTCACCAAATCAGTTTGCTTGTAAGCAAGCAAACTTTTCTGGATCCGAGTGTCTGGGCACTGGGATGACACCCTTTTGGATGGAGACCATTGTTGGCTCCTTACTTCCCATTTATTTACCAAGCCTTGTTCTTCTTCCACTTCATCCATTTCAGTACTAGGCTTTGACATCATATATGTGATACCACCAACTGCTAGTGCTGCTATTGCGACTGTGGCTACCGCTATCACTATAGGTATTAACCCAATTGCAATTGTTCCGGTTGCAAAAAGTGCTACTGCTGCAGTGCCTAATAATCCGGTTGCACTACCGGCGTAAATACCTTTTTGGGTTGCTGATGTAGATTCTTTCAGAAGCTTTTTTATTCTATCATCTATAGCTAAGTCTTTTGGAGTCTTGCAATCTTTATTCTTTAATAAAAAATTTGCACCCTTATCTAATAGAGCCTTTACTAAATTTACATTGCCATCCTTAACAGCTATATGCAAAGGAGTATCTCCCAATTTATTCACTGCATTAACCTTTGCACCCTTGTCTAATAGAGCATTTATTACATCTATCTCGCCAATAGCCACATGCAAAGGAGTATTTTTATGATTTTGGCTCACTGCATTAACATCTGCACCTTGTTTTATTAGAGCTTTGATTATCTTGATACGTCCTGTGTGAGCAGCTAAATGTAATAACGTGTGTTTATCTTCTTCGTTACCTTGACAAAGAATAGATTGAAATAAGAAGTCCACATGAAAATTGGCTGCTTGCCACTCCTCATAGTCACTTTGGCGTGATTTAAACTGCCCTTTTATTCTTTCAATTATGTTATTTCCATTTAAATCTGTCTGTTCCGCAACTTCAGTGAATACAGTTGAATACTCCCTAAAACTGATTGTCATAACTTTACCCTACTTTGAATAATATTTTGATCATTACATATTGTAACAAAAAAAATCAACTCATTTCTTCCAAAGGCTCTATATTGAAGATAGAAAGTCCAGAAGCGATCTAAGGCTTGCACGAGTTGCAGCGGTAAGGTTTAAGTTGTCTTCTTATATTTTTAATTGTGTAATCTCCTGTGTTTGTAAATGTTTTTTCTATGCCCCACTGCAGTAATAAGTACTTTGCGCTCTGAATGATTTATGCTGTAAATTATACGGTAGTTGCTAACCCTTATCCTATATTGCCCTCTAAAGCTATGACATAAAGGCTTTCCTAGATTAAAAGGATCAACTGTAAGGGGTTTCTTTATGGCCTCCTGAACCATTAATTTAATCTTTGCCGGAAGAGCTGGAATTTCTTTTTCAATAACATTTTTTAAGAATTTTATAGTGTAAGTTTTATTTCCAGATGTTTTCATCATCCTCTACTTCTTCTTCACCTTCAGAGAGGCGATCGTCAGCTATTTTGGATAGCTCTACATCTTCTTCGAACTCTTCTTCCACTAAATCTACTAAAACTTCAGGAATAGTTTTATTTTGAGTCTCTGCCATTTCTGTAAGATACTGAGCCAATTTATTGTCAAAACTTACATTAACATTGAGCTTTTTTTGACTGTGAGCCATATATTAACCAGAAAATACTACTATAAACTATAACATTTTTACTTAATTTTGTCAACTTCTCTATTCGTTGAAAAAACAATCTTGCATAAAAAAATCAACTCATCTCTTCTAAAGGCTCTATATTGAAGATAGAAAGTCCAGAAGCGATGACGTGCGCTAAGGCTTGTACGAGAAACATTCTTGCAGCGGTGAGGTTTAAGTTATCTTCCAGTATGAAACGCATGTTTAAATCACTCTTGCCATACCCCCATAAAACGTGAAACGCTTCTGCAACTTCAAGTAAGTAGAAAGTAATTCTGTGTGGCTCACAAAGCCTTGCTGCAATTTCTACCACATCTGGCCACTTTGCTAAGGTTTTTATGAGGAAGAGCTCTCCACCTGTCTTTAAAAGTGAAGGATCTGCTGTTGGGAGCTCTTTTGGAGCATTACGCATTAACGAATGAGCACGAGCATGCGCATATTGCACGTAAAAAATAGGGTTGTCTTTTGACTGTTCTTTAACTTTAGCAAAATCAAAGTCCAAGACCATATCATTCTTGCGTGTTAGCATTATAAAACGAGTGATGTCCCTGCCAACTTCTTCCACTACATCTCTTGCTGTGAGAAAATTTCCTGATCTTTTGGACATCTTAACAGGTTTGCCGTTCTCGAAAAAATTCACAATATTATGCAGTTTTACCTCTATTTTTGCTTGATCATCACTGAGCGCAGAGACGACTGCTTTTAGCCTTTTGACATAACCGCCGTGGTCACTACCAAGCTCTACGATCATATTGTTAAAACCACGTGATATCTTGTCAAAATGATAAGCAATATCCGAGGCAAAATAAGTCCAACTGCCGTCCTCTTTCTTCAATGCACGGTCAACGTCATCACCAAATTTTGTAGAGCGAAATAGCATCTCTTTTCTGGAAGTCCAATTTTCGCTTTCTTTGCCTTTTGGTTTCTCCAGGTACCCTTCATACACTAGACCCTTGTCAGACAATATCTTTATACTCTCTTCGATTTTGCCACTTTTTTGTAGCTCATACTCTGAAGTAAAAACATCATGACTTACCCCAAGTAAGTTCATGTCTTCCTTTATGAGTTCTAAGATAGAACTTAAAGTATAGTCTCTAATTATCTGATTATCTTGCTTTTTTAGAAGCTCCTTGCCGTATTTTTTGGCCAGCTCCTCCCCTATTGGTTTTAAATATTCACCTGGGTATAAACCTTTTTCGATGCTGATTTTTTCTCCCAGAGCTTCCTTATACCGCAAATATACCGACTTTATTAGTGTATCTATCTGTGCTCCAGCATCATTAATATAGTACTCCTTAGTAACTTTATAACCAACTTTTTTCAATAAATTTGCCAGAACGTCACCAAATACTGCCCCTCTTGCATGACCAATATGCAGTGGACCGGTTGGATTTGCGGATACAAACTCAACATTGATCGCCTGATTGTTTCCAATATCTAGGGTGCCAAACTCTGTTTTTAGCTCATTTATTTGTTTTAAGATCCCATGCCATACTTCTATTTTTAAGTGCATGTTGATGAAACCAGGGCCTGCTATTTCCACTTTTGCAACTTCATCAAAAGGTTTAAATTCTCTTGCTAAGATCCCTGCAATCTCAACTAGATTCCTTTTTTCATGCTTTGCAAGCACCATGGCAACGTTTGTGTAAATATCTCCATGCGCTCTATTGCTTGGAGGCTCTACGATAAAGTTTGTTGCATTCGTGCTTATAACACCCCTTTGCTTTAACTCATTTAATTTGTTGGAAATTAGAGAGGAAACCTGCTTGAAAATGTTCATTAACTAAAAAGCTATAAAATCTGTAGCAGTATAGTGGATAAATGGGGGAAGTTGAAGGGTTATCTTAACTATTTTACCTTCCTAGATCAGGAAAGTTATAGTTTATATCAAGTCGTTGCCGTAACCATGGTAAGAGAAAGCCATACTTTCACTGTGATCATCATTACCATCATCAGAATCTTGGATAGCATCAGGCTCTTTAGCATCATCAGGTTCTTTAACATCATCGGGCTCTTTAACATCATCAGGATCTTTAACATCATCAGGATCTTGGATAGGATCAGGATCTTTAACATCATCAGGATCTTGGATAGCATCAGGCTCTTTAACATCATCAGGCTCTTTAACATCATCCAGCTCTTTAACATCATCAGGTTCTTTAACATCATCGGGCTCTTTCTTTTTCTTCAGTTCATTCTTAATATTTTCTTTCAGTTCATTCATAGTCTTATCATCAATCTCACACTTAAGACCTTTCTTTAGTTCATTCTTAATATTTTCTTTCAGTTCATTCTGAGTCTTATCATCAATTTCACACTTAAGACCTTTCTTCAATTCATTCTTAATATTTTCTTTCAGTTCATTTTTAGTCTTATCATCAATTTCACACTTAAGACCTTTCTTCAATTCATTCTTAATATTTTCTTTCAGTTCATTTTTAGTCTTATCATCAATCTCACATTTAAGACCTTTCTTCAGTTCATTCTTAATATTTTTTTTCAGTTCATTCATAGTCTTATCATCAATCTTACACTTAAGATCTTTACTACATTTATTATGAATTAACTTACTCTTGTTAACTTTACAATCATCCAGCTTTGTGAACAAATTAACTCTCACCATGTCACTGACAGAACATGTATCAGGTGGCAATGGACATGCACGATTTGTATTTTTTTGATTTGGACAAGAATAGGTGCTTTTTAACATAAAATAACTCCATCAGTAAATAAATTTATTAGAAAATTAACCACAAAGTGGAAGTGTGTACTAACAATGTACACATTTCATTACTTTTATATAACATAAACAGTACCTTCTAGCGTTGACATACCATGAGCAGAAAAAAAAGGTTCAGCATATTGACTATCTAATATAGAAGAGTTTATTGCTTCTACACATCTATCACATTCAGAATTGTTGTAACAATTACCCACGAGTTTACCACCTTTAATCTCAAGGTTATTTTCAGCGCCATTAATAATTTGTGCACACACTTTAGACTTCCATACGCGTCAAGTTAAGAAGCAAGGGTAAGAAAATTCAATGAACTTAAGGTGGATACTCTAGTTTTTCTATATCTATCTTTCACAGAAAATTGTGACCAGTCTGTGGTAAGTTTTTTCAGGAAAATTCTCAAATTATTAATTTTACTGCTTAACGCTAAAAACAACTCCCTAATCCTTCTTTTTAATTCAATGAATGCCTTTGTTAAACTCAGCTCTGTATTCTCTTTCAGTTTTATACAACCAACTATTCCATGAAATATAAGAATTGCGCACAATTTAGCGTATAGTTCACATAATACTCTGTATGGTTTTCCTTTAAGTTCGTCAAGCCTGATGTGACTCTTATACAATTTAAATAATAATTCAATCTGCCATCTTACCCTGTAAACTGTTAATACTTGTTCAGCGCTGATTTTACTCTCTGGAACGTTAGTTATGAATATCGACCAATCCAGCAATTTTTGATTCTTTTGAGAAGATGTATATCCATGTGATTTTGCTAACTTATTAGCCCTTCTTCTTCTAATTATAGACTGTTCTTCAGTTAATTTTTGACATATAATTCTCACTTTAATTTTTACTTCTTTTCCTAATAGCACTTCCATCTCTAGAAGGGATTGACCTTCTAAACATTCCAACAACTCTATTTTTTGATTTGTTTCTATATCATATATATTGGTATCAGACTTATAACGACTAACAAAATATGCACCTGCTTCATCAATCTGTTTAAAAGAACTAGGCACAAAGTAGCACAAATCAAATATTAGCAAATCATTGGCTGATAAACCGTTCAGATAATCCCTATAACCTTGATCCGACCTTATTCCTTCTATTAAATTTAACTTATCTAGCGCTTGGTTCAGGTAATCAAAGACTAACTGCAGCTTTATTCCTGATTTGGTATTACTCTCACAATCTCTATAGCTACTCCCATATCCTTTGTACATATCTTCCATGCTACTGGGCAGGCTAATATAATCCAAACCCTGTTTTGTAATTTCTATCGAGTCTTCATTTAGCAATTGGCACATTGTTTCTATGCTGCAATCACCAACTCCTATGTTACCAAAAACCATAGCTTTTATGAATGATGAGCCATTAAGTTTTCTCTTTCTTTTTATAAAACCTACTGCAATTGATATTTCGTCTGCTTTTTCATTAAAGAATTCATTGAGGTCTTTTGATAAGCAAGTTATTCTGTCCATTGTAAGTTCTCTCATTCACATATCCAAGAGAACTTATACCTTATTCTTTTCCTTCACTCTATCAATTTTACTTACACTTTTCCTTAACTTGATGCGTATGGTTATACAAGCTGTGCGCGTAGGAATACATGAACCAACACGTGGAAATGAGGAAAAATTGTAAGTCATAAAAATCCTTTAAAAAGCAACTATTGAATTATTATAGGATAAAAAAGTTAATGATTTAATAATTCTAAGATTAAAATTAGCATATACAAAATTCTTAATTTACAGTACACTTCAAAATACGACTTTAACGTAGCAGATATTGGAGTTGAAAGGTTTTGTCATAGCGGAATAATGATAAGATTCTCATAAGGATTGTAACACATACCATAATAATTATGATACATATCAAAATGGTTATGACATGGATTAGAGGATAGTTCTCCAATAGAATTATCTTAAACTACTGCCACAGTAGGCTTAAAATAAGTCTAGAGATGCTTCTCCAGTTTTTACAACTTCGTGCGTACCAAATTCTGTCTCAACTGCAGCTGTAGCTCCAATTCCAGTTCTAA is part of the Wolbachia endosymbiont (group A) of Anomoia purmunda genome and harbors:
- a CDS encoding WPE palindromic element domain-containing protein translates to MTIVRLAVIQVADTGSSMMVSSQCPDYLDPEDLISTKWLHNKGWIPVSATRMTKKGALE
- a CDS encoding ankyrin repeat domain-containing protein, translating into MTISFREYSTVFTEVAEQTDLNGNNIIERIKGQFKSRQSDYEEWQAANFHVDFLFQSILCQGNEEDKHTLLHLAAHTGRIKIIKALIKQGADVNAVSQNHKNTPLHVAIGEIDVINALLDKGAKVNAVNKLGDTPLHIAVKDGNVNLVKALLDKGANFLLKNKDCKTPKDLAIDDRIKKLLKESTSATQKGIYAGSATGLLGTAAVALFATGTIAIGLIPIVIAVATVAIAALAVGGITYMMSKPSTEMDEVEEEQGLVNKWEVRSQQWSPSKRVSSQCPDTRIQKSLLAYKQTDLVSIKV
- a CDS encoding type II toxin-antitoxin system RelE family toxin codes for the protein MKTSGNKTYTIKFLKNVIEKEIPALPAKIKLMVQEAIKKPLTVDPFNLGKPLCHSFRGQYRIRVSNYRIIYSINHSERKVLITAVGHRKNIYKHRRLHN
- the argS gene encoding arginine--tRNA ligase produces the protein MNIFKQVSSLISNKLNELKQRGVISTNATNFIVEPPSNRAHGDIYTNVAMVLAKHEKRNLVEIAGILAREFKPFDEVAKVEIAGPGFINMHLKIEVWHGILKQINELKTEFGTLDIGNNQAINVEFVSANPTGPLHIGHARGAVFGDVLANLLKKVGYKVTKEYYINDAGAQIDTLIKSVYLRYKEALGEKISIEKGLYPGEYLKPIGEELAKKYGKELLKKQDNQIIRDYTLSSILELIKEDMNLLGVSHDVFTSEYELQKSGKIEESIKILSDKGLVYEGYLEKPKGKESENWTSRKEMLFRSTKFGDDVDRALKKEDGSWTYFASDIAYHFDKISRGFNNMIVELGSDHGGYVKRLKAVVSALSDDQAKIEVKLHNIVNFFENGKPVKMSKRSGNFLTARDVVEEVGRDITRFIMLTRKNDMVLDFDFAKVKEQSKDNPIFYVQYAHARAHSLMRNAPKELPTADPSLLKTGGELFLIKTLAKWPDVVEIAARLCEPHRITFYLLEVAEAFHVLWGYGKSDLNMRFILEDNLNLTAARMFLVQALAHVIASGLSIFNIEPLEEMS
- a CDS encoding IS4 family transposase — its product is MDRITCLSKDLNEFFNEKADEISIAVGFIKRKRKLNGSSFIKAMVFGNIGVGDCSIETMCQLLNEDSIEITKQGLDYISLPSSMEDMYKGYGSSYRDCESNTKSGIKLQLVFDYLNQALDKLNLIEGIRSDQGYRDYLNGLSANDLLIFDLCYFVPSSFKQIDEAGAYFVSRYKSDTNIYDIETNQKIELLECLEGQSLLEMEVLLGKEVKIKVRIICQKLTEEQSIIRRRRANKLAKSHGYTSSQKNQKLLDWSIFITNVPESKISAEQVLTVYRVRWQIELLFKLYKSHIRLDELKGKPYRVLCELYAKLCAILIFHGIVGCIKLKENTELSLTKAFIELKRRIRELFLALSSKINNLRIFLKKLTTDWSQFSVKDRYRKTRVSTLSSLNFLTLAS